The genomic segment ACATAGCGTGTGCTGAAATTACTGCAAAATGACTTCTGTGATTTTCAATTTCTTCAAAAGAAATCGAATTGTAGAAATATAATAAAATGGCAAAAAACGGAATTACCGCCATAAAAGCCGCTGTTAAATTCCCAACAATTGGATATTTTTTTATTTTATGAGAGTAAAACCAAATCAGGAAAATATAAGCGGAAAAGAAAAAAAAAGCACGCCAGGAAACAATTGATGCCATTAAAACTGCCAAAAAATTCAGACTGAAATAAACGGTAAGTTTTGTTTTTTGACTTACCAATCTGTCGAGCATTGATTTATTTGGACGATTGATTAAGTCTTTCTGACTGTCGTAAAAATTATTGATAATATATCCCGAAGCAATTGTAATCGCCGAAGCAAAAACAATTAAAAACAAATAAAAATCAAGTAAGATATCTAAAGCTCTTTTTTCTGGAGCCAGAATAAAAATCGCCGATAAATATTGTGCCAGAACAATAATCGGAATATTATAACCGCGTACTACAGAAAACAAACTAACAATTTTCATTACTAAAAGTTTGTGCTGTCTGCTTAACATAGATTATTGGTTGTGGATTAAATTTAATTTGAAGGTAAAAGTTATTTTTTAAATCTGAAATTTAGAGCTTGTTTTTTAACAAATCTTTAGAGCCGTAACCTAATTTTCGAATGCAGGCCAAAGCTTGTTTTTGTGTGATATCAATTTCTTGTATATCTTTCTTCTCGACGAAGCAAACTGAGCCGCTCCACGGATTTGGTGCGTCCGGAACAAAAACAGTAAACTTATTTTCGTCTATTTGTTCTATTAAAAAAGCAAATTGCAATCCGGCATCAGTAGGGACTAAAATAACTTTTAAGTTTTCGTTAGATTCTAATCCCATAATATTTTCATTCATGTTTTTCATAAATGAATATCCGGGAACAAAACTTAAAACTCCATTTTCTAATTTATAAATCAGTTTTTTTGCTCCGGCAGTTCTGGCCAGTAAACCTGCCGCAAAACAAATAATAATTAGAATTAAAGTTCCAATAAGTTCCTGAAGCGCAATCCCTAAAACATGTACTTTGGGCAGATTGTTTACAAGCGGTAAAGTAATTTTTTGAATTATTCCGTATCCTTTTTCGAGAATAACAAGAAGTACAACTAAAGGCGCTAAAAACAGAATCCCTCCTAAAAATGTTGCTTTAATTATTTTTAAAATACTTTTCATAATCAATAACTTTTTAGTATGAATACTTATGAAAATCTACTCAAATAACTTCGGCTTTTTAAGGTTTAAAACTGATAAACGACTTCTAGTTTATAGTCTTTTAAAGAAACTTTGGCACGTTCTAAATCTTCAGTAAAACCAAGAATATAGCCGCCTCCGCCAGAACCACAAAGTTTTAAATAATAATCGTTTGTGTCAATGCCGTGCTGCCAGATTCCGTGAAATTGCTCCGGAATCATTGGTTTAAAGTTATTTAAAACAACTTTAGAAAGTTTCTTGGTATTGGTAAACAAAGACTTCATGTCGCCATGTAAAAAGTTTTCTACACAAGCGTCAGTATATTTTACGAATTGGTTTTTAAGCATAGTACGGAAACCTTTATCCTTTAAGTTTTCCATAAAAATGTTAACCATTGGCGCAGTTTCACCAACAATCCCTGAGTCTAACAAAAATACAGCGCCTTTTCCGTCAAAACTTTGAGTCGGAATTCCGGTCGCTTCAATATTATCTTTAGAATTAATTAAAATCGGAATACTCAAATAGCTGTTTAATGGATCTAAACCAGAACTTTTTC from the Flavobacterium sp. genome contains:
- a CDS encoding geranylgeranylglycerol-phosphate geranylgeranyltransferase; this translates as MLSRQHKLLVMKIVSLFSVVRGYNIPIIVLAQYLSAIFILAPEKRALDILLDFYLFLIVFASAITIASGYIINNFYDSQKDLINRPNKSMLDRLVSQKTKLTVYFSLNFLAVLMASIVSWRAFFFFSAYIFLIWFYSHKIKKYPIVGNLTAAFMAVIPFFAILLYFYNSISFEEIENHRSHFAVISAHAMFLFLLLLIREMIKDLENLKGDLANDYHTIPITYNEKVSKQIITVLTLLTIIPVYILVNIYDVGYMDIYFYVCFVVLIFFLLYLWRSNSKEQFLLLHNVLKFLIVSGVFCIVLINPSILWHGRQLISNY
- a CDS encoding DUF502 domain-containing protein, giving the protein MKSILKIIKATFLGGILFLAPLVVLLVILEKGYGIIQKITLPLVNNLPKVHVLGIALQELIGTLILIIICFAAGLLARTAGAKKLIYKLENGVLSFVPGYSFMKNMNENIMGLESNENLKVILVPTDAGLQFAFLIEQIDENKFTVFVPDAPNPWSGSVCFVEKKDIQEIDITQKQALACIRKLGYGSKDLLKNKL
- a CDS encoding mevalonate kinase, which codes for MKGPLFYSKILLFGEYGIIRDSKGLSIPYNFYNGALKKSEEPSAEAIASNKSLQSFAAYLEVLQTQQPELVTFDLETLKNDVETGMYFDSSIPQGYGVGSSGALVAAIYDKYATNKITVLENLTREKLLQLKNIFSQMESFFHGKSSGLDPLNSYLSIPILINSKDNIEATGIPTQSFDGKGAVFLLDSGIVGETAPMVNIFMENLKDKGFRTMLKNQFVKYTDACVENFLHGDMKSLFTNTKKLSKVVLNNFKPMIPEQFHGIWQHGIDTNDYYLKLCGSGGGGYILGFTEDLERAKVSLKDYKLEVVYQF